Proteins encoded together in one Impatiens glandulifera chromosome 1, dImpGla2.1, whole genome shotgun sequence window:
- the LOC124924956 gene encoding zinc finger BED domain-containing protein RICESLEEPER 2-like, producing the protein MVITGHWIDFSWKLQKRVLSFANIPPPRGGLQISDAIFKCMKEWGIENKVVTITVDNASNNDVAIRYMKDTIRRSRTLPCDGNLFHVRCCAHILNLCVQDGLGVIEDIIGDIREGVEYVNRSEARRVQFVECVQQLQLKDQKLIRDCKTRWNSTFEMLSCALKFKEAFKMFNECDPFYDCCPSEEGWEKARKICSLLKEFWTATHIISGSEYPTSNLFLQKVQKIKSTLDGHVNDEDSFIKELVLKMKTKFDKYWGECNLLMALAAVLDPTKKMLAVEFCFQKLYSHGDAQRNICKVKDALVSLYDVYVAENACERISRSFHLENIGSSNSNTTQRDSSSNWDDFDAYCAEIETSEPSKYELLDYLENGRLKKSEIPKDFSCLDWWKMNRLQYPVLSKMAADILAIPVSSVASEATFSAGTRVIDSYRSSLSPETVQVLLCGGDWLRHLHGVKKNTRVSGI; encoded by the coding sequence ATGGTTATTACAGGCCATTGGATTGATTTTTCTTGGAAGTTACAAAAAAGGGTTCTAAGTTTTGCAAATATTCCACCACCAAGAGGGGGTCTTCAGATTTCTGATGCTATTTTCAAATGTATGAAAGAGTGGGGTATTGAGAATAAAGTTGTAACAATTACTGTTGACAATGCTTCTAATAATGATGTAGCTATTCGGTATATGAAAGATACCATTCGAAGGTCTAGAACATTGCCATGTGATGGAAATCTATTCCATGTGCGTTGTTGTGCACATATATTAAACTTATGTGTTCAAGATGGATTAGGGGTGATTGAAGATATAATTGGTGATATTCGAGAAGGCGTGGAATATGTTAATCGCTCAGAGGCAAGGCGTGTACAATTTGTTGAGTGTGTGCAACAATTGCAGTTAAAAGATCAGAAATTGATTCGTGATTGCAAAACAAGATGGAACTCTACATTTGAGATGTTAAGTTGTGCACTCAAATTTAAAGAAGCTTTCAAAATGTTCAATGAATGCGATCCTTTCTATGATTGTTGCCCTTCAGAAGAAGGTTGGGAGAAGGCACGGAAAATTTGCTCACTGTTAAAAGAATTTTGGACAGCAACACACATCATTTCAGGTAGTGAATATCCCACTTCTAATTTGTTTCTTCAAAaagttcaaaaaataaaatctacctTGGATGGGCATGTGAATGATGAGGATTCTTTTATTAAAGAATTGGTTTTGAAAATGAAGACAAAATTTGACAAGTATTGGGGTGAGTGCAATTTGTTGATGGCTTTAGCTGCAGTTCTAGATCCAACCAAAAAAATGTTAGCAGTTgagttttgttttcaaaaactttattcCCATGGTGATGCCCAAAGAAATATTTGTAAGGTTAAAGATGCTCTTGTTAGCCTTTATGATGTCTATGTTGCTGAAAATGCTTGTGAAAGGATTTCTCGTTCATTCCATTTGGAAAATATTGGCTCTTCCAATTCTAATACGACTCAACGTGATTCTTCCTCCAATTGGGATGACTTTGATGCTTATTGTGCGGAAATTGAGACTTCAGAGCCttcaaaatatgaattattagaCTATCTCGAAAATGGTCGTTTGAAGAAGAGTGAAATTCCTAAAgatttttcatgtttagattgGTGGAAAATGAATAGACTACAATATCCAGTGTTATCAAAAATGGCCGCTGATATTTTAGCTATTCCAGTAAGTTCGGTAGCTTCCGAAGCAACATTTAGTGCTGGGACGAGGGTCATTGATTCTTATCGTTCATCACTTTCCCCAGAGACGGTGCAAGTTCTTCTATGTGGAGGAGATTGGCTTCGACATTTGCATGGAGTGAAAAAAAATACGAGGGTAAGtggaatttaa